Genomic DNA from Phycisphaerae bacterium:
CAGGAGCGCGCAGCGCTCCCTTCTGTGGATTCGACTGACGGTCGCACGACAGACGCCAAACTGCCTGGCGATCTCCGCCTGGGTAGCAAGGCCCCTGAGCGCCGCGATGTGGTGCACTTGCTGATCGGTCAGCTTCTTGCCGACAGGTTCGCGCAGCCCTGTTCGGTAGGCGTGACGGTGATTCTCGCCGCGGCTGAGGTACTCCAAGTTCACCAGCCGATTGTCATGCTTATTCCCGTTGACGTGGTTCACGTCACGTCCTCCGGCCTCCCCGAAAAACGCCTTGGCAACCAGACGGTGTACACTTCTCGCGATATACCGGCCCGCCACGCGTGGACTCACAACCAGGTAGCCAGTCTTCGGATGGGGAGTCGCGCAAAGGAGCCGCCAAGCCCCAGACTTGCGACTCCGAATCCGCCCTAGGTCGCTGGCCTGGTACTCCGGGAATCCAGGGATGTCCCGCCACCGTTCATCGCTGACTCCATCGAGCGCAGATGCGTGTCTTGGCGCAGGTAAGTTGCTCACACTTCCCCCTTGCTCTTGATCCCGCCCCGCGGCTCCTGCAGACTGATGCCGAAATCATGGAACCCGCGCATCTGCACGCCCAGCACGTTGAAGTCGGCATCCGCCGTCTCGATCGTGGGGGCCTCCTGCACGTTGAGGAACGCGACCTCGATCACCGGCAGGTCCATCGGGTCGGCGAGCAGGTACCAGGCCTTGTCGCTGTGGCCGGTGTACTGCGCGTTGCTGAGGTAGCGGCTGACCTCGACGCGGAACTTGCCGGTGTGCGGGTTGGCCACCGGGTAGCGCGTGCTGGCGGTCGTGTCGCGGATCTCCAGCGACTTGAAGAGCACCGTGGCCATGGCGCTCAGCGCCGTGGGCACGAGCACCAGCGCCGGCATCGCGCCGAGCGGCTTGCCGTCGGGATCGGTCTGGTTCAGGAACGCGACCTCGGCCTTGCTGAGCCCCTCGATCGACAGCGCCGTGTCGGCGCCGGTCAGGTAGTTGTTGTTGCCGGCTGCGAAGAACGCCGCGTTGTTCATGAAGATCGACCAGAAGATGTCGTTGATCTTCAGGCCGCTGCCGCGCCCCAGCTTGCGGGGCACCGTGGTGATCGCGCCGAGGTCGTCGTTGATGATGTCCCGGCGATCGATCGACAAGAGCAGACCGTAGGTGTCGGCTTTGTTCGTGTAGGCCTGCTCGCCCAGCGTCCCATGCTTCAGCTCGCCGCCCGGGGCCACCTGCTCGTACTGGTCCTTGCCGATCAGCCGGTAGCTGGTGACGGTCTTGAAGTCGCTGACGTTGCGGACGGCACAGAGGTTCCGCCAGGTGCGCTCGACCGAAAAGAAGCCCTCCAGCAGGAACTTGTTCGCCACGTTGCTGAGAATGCCGCCGATGTCGATGGTCGACGCGGCGGCCCGGATCTCCCGACCGAAGGCGTAGCGCAGCATCTCGGGCGTCACGCGCCGTTCGCGGCCGACGTAGCCGTTGGCCCGCGCCGCTTCGATGATCAGCTCGGCCAAGCCGAGCCGGCCGTCGAACTGCCGCTGGGCTTCCTCCAGCGTCGGCGCGTCGAAGTAGCGCTCGGGCTTCTCGACCTTGGCGGCCTGCAGGCACGCGGCCTCGAGCACGCGGTCGGTGACGACCAGTTCCGTCACGTGCACGGCCGGCGCCTTGGGGCGACTGGCGCGCAGCACCTCGAGCTCGGCCTTGTCGCGCGACCAGCCCTCGGCGATCGCGCGGGCCTCGAGCTCGGGGAAGCGGCCGTTGCACACCGTCCGAATAGCGGCGATGCGCTTCGTTTCCGCCAGGGCCTGCGCGCGAATCTCTGCCACCGGGTTCACCGCCGGCGGTGTGGGATTGGCGGCGGGGCCGGCCTCCGTGCCGGCGCCCTCCGCCGCGTCGTGCGCGACGTCGTCGTGCGGCGCATCCTGCGCCTCGGTCCCGCGGACCTCCGTGTCCTGCGTCTCGTCCATGGGTTCGTGCTCCTGCTGCGCCGCGATCGTCGCGGTGGTGTTGCCATCGGCCCCCAGATCCACAAAGCTGATCTCGCCCAGCACCGCGCGGCGGGCGACGTACAGCGGCCCTTCGAACGTGCGGCCGTTGACGGTGGCGCTCTTACCGGCGCGGATGAACTCGGCCTGCGCGACCTGGGCCCCGATCGACGCCTGCCAGGGAAAGCCCCGCTTGCCACTGGCGACGACCTCCCGTGCCGCCGCGGTGTCGCGGCTGACGATGCCCTCGGCGATCAGCCGGCCGGCCTCGACGGCGATCCGCTCGGTGTGCCCGACGCCGGCGTACATGCTGTGGCCGAAGCGCACCGGCCGGCGCTGCGATGGAATCGACAGGCCCTCCAGATCCACCACGACCGGGAAGCGCCAGCCTTCGACACGCAGCGGCTCGCCGGTATAGGCGACCATGCTGAAGCGTGGCACCGACTCGACGTCGCCCTCCACGGCCAGCGCTTCGAGCGTGATTCGCCCCGGCTGGCAGCGCAGTTCGATGCGCTCGGGCACCTGGTCCAGCGGCTCACGCGCGGGCGTGGGCGTCGACGTCTTCCGTGACATCGTCATCCTCCTCCTGAGGTTCATCTTCGGTGGGTGGCGTCGCTGGTGCGGCGGTGGCCGTGGTGAGTCCCAGCTCGCGCATCAACGTCACTTCGCGAGCGCGCTGCCGTAGCTCGGACTCCCAATCGAGTCCGGCCTTCGCGTACTCAGCAGCCAGCGTCGTGGTGTTGCTCTGCAGGCGGGTGGCCTGCGCGCCGGCTTCCTTCTGCGGATCGACGTGCTCGAAGCCGTCCCAGAACCACTGGTGGGCCAGGTCGACGCCCAGTCGACGCAGCCACTGCGGCAGGTAACCGTCGATGAGCACGGCCTCGTCCAGCCACGCCTTGAGTAGCCGGTCGAGGACCGTGTCGCCGAGGAAGTTCTGGTCGACGCGGATCGCCTTGAAGAAGGCTTGATGATCGAGCCGCCCCGAGGCGTAGTTGTAGCCCGAGGAATTGCCGGCCGCGATGTTGAACGGCATGTTCAGGCAACGGGCGATCTCATTGATCACCTCGTGCTTGAAGTCGCCGTACACCGTCGTCGGTTGTTCCGCTTTGACTTGGCCGATCTTCCAGCCGTACGGCATCGTCATCCAGGTGCCGCGGTCCATCTCGACCGTGTCCATCGGCTCCACCGCCGCCGACTCGGCGTCCGCCGGGGCATCGGTGTAGATGACACCGCTGGGCAACGCGGCTTGCTCCGCCGCGCCGAGCACGGCCAGCGTGTAGCGGCGCAGCGTCGCGAACAGCGATAGGGCGCTGGTGACCTCCGGGATGCCGCGGCTCTGGCCCGGGCGCTCGGCCCGGAACAGGTGCACGACCGACTCGATCGGCATGAGGTCGTAGGCGTCGGGGCCGGCGCGCCACGCGCGCGGGTCACCGGGATGGCGCCGCAGGACGTAGTACGCGATTGGGTTGCCGAAGCCATCGAAGACGATGCCGTCGACGGCCCGCTCCTCCAGCGGCAGGACACCGAACGGCGTCGAGACCTGGTCGGCTTCAATCAGTCGCAGGTCAAGTGTGACTGGCAGGCTGGCGGGCGGGGACGCCCGCCCCACCCTCGGGTTGCTGGTCAGCAGGCCGAAGCACTCGCCGCTTTCGCACTGCGCGATGCGCATCGTGCGGAGCTTGTGAGAAAGGCCGATCGCCCTGGCCCAGCGGGTGAATTCCTGCTCGATGAGCCGGTTGGCTTCCGAGTCGTCCGTGAGCATCTGCAGCCGCGGACCGGTGCCGACGACGTAGTTCGCCAGCGTCAGCACAATGCCCTTGGCGTAGCTGTTGTTGGCGACCTCGTAACGGGCCCGGCTGCGCAGCACGCGCCGCACGTCGGCGCCCATGGCGGCATCGGCGGAAAGGTGATCGGCCTGCGCCCAGTGGCGGCGGTTCTCGGGCGTGGTCTGGGCGGCGTCGTACTTGCCGCGGACGACGAGCAGCCGGCCGCGAGCCGACGTGGGCCCCTTGACCTTCCGCCCTCCGAGCTGTCGCAGCCACTGGAACACTGTCACACTGCTCCTGGGGGGACTACCTTCGTCATCCGCACGCCGAGGCCCTTCTTCGCGGCGTCCTTGCTGGCCAGGTAGCGATCGGCCTCGATCTGGTCACCCAGCGGCTGCTGCTTGACCGTCTGGCCGTCGACCGACACCTCGGCCGGCTGCTGGGCCGCCTCGCGGATCGCGTCTGCGAGCTCTTCTGCCATCGCCTACCGCTCCACACGCACGACCAGGGCGCCGCTCAGCCCGTGCAGCCAGCGCGCCCACGCGATCAGCCACCACGCCCACCACGGCCGGCGGCGCGTGGTGAGCGTGATGACGCTGGAGGGGCTACTGCCCACGGGGGTGGTCCGCGACGCGGGCCAGGATCGAGTACAGTCGGCCCGGCTCGGCGATGGCGAACTCGCGCGCCTGCGGCGCGCCGTCCGCCAGGTCGAGTTCGAACACCTGCGCGCCGTTGAACTGCAGCGCGGACTCGAAGTCGTTGCGGAACAGCTCGGCGGTGGGCGCGTCCGCCTGGATCACCACCGCCTGGCCGAACGTCAGGCCCGACAGCGGCGAGCCATCGGCGTCGGTGGTCGGCGGGGTGAGTGTGAACTCGCCCTGGTGGTTCGAAATCTGCTGGGCCGTCAGGCCCGGAGCGCCCGGCGCCTGCACGTCCAGAGTGTCGACAGTGACGATCGTGACCGGACCGAATGACATGGGCTTCTCCCTACGTGGCCTGTTGCAGCCTCGCGACATCCGCGGGGCTCGAATTGCGGGAGCGGGATTCGAACCCGCAGCACCGGCGCATGAGACCGGCGTGTTGCCGTTACACCATCCCGCTTCAGTTCAGCTCGGGCCGGATCGCGCCGACCATCCGGCGGCGGAGTCGCCGCTCGCGCCGCGCGTACGTGTTCACGGCACGGGCCGGATCGTGCCCGGAGAGGAACGCCAGCCACGCCTCCTGCACCGCGTCCTCACGATAGGCATGCGGCATCAGGCGCAGCTCAAGGCTGAGCCGGTCCGCCGTGCACACTGGTGGCAGCGTTGCGTTCATCCACCTGTACCGACACGAGAATGGGAGATTTGACGTGCGTGGGGCGGAACGGAGGCAGATTGTTCCACGGATAGACCTGCGCGACGTCAAGTGGCCCGGGAACTCGACCAGCCTGCGGGTATTTTGCCAGCCGTTCTGGCAAGTTAGAATTCGGAAGAAGGAGTCACGCATGGTCCACGCCCGGTATTCGCCAGCAAACCTGCGCCACTATTGCACGCTGGCCATCGCTCTTGCGCTCTCCCTCCTCCCTGTGACGTTCGCGTGCTCGCGTTCGGCACCGCCTCCGGTACCGGCCTCGGGAGGAAAGCCCACAGCAACTTCTATGGCGGCGGCGTCAGAGCCACCTCCGTACGAGTACGCTGGCTTGCAGTTTGTGACGCCAACCGGCTGGAGCGTTGAGCAGGTTCAAGGCTTCGTGCTGATATTGAGTCCGACCGTTGAAGCTAACTGGCAAGCCAACATCTCTGTGGAAGCACGTTCGGACCCCGAAGCACGCTCGCTGGATGCCGCAGTGGATTCCATCGCAGGACAGCTGCGGGTTCGCAAAGCAGGCTTTCAGGAACTCGGCCGAGTCGTAAAGACGCATCCGAGTGGCTTCCAGTTCGCGCGAATCGAATACACCTGCCGTGAAGCAGGAGGAACCGCACTGACAGAGTGGGAGGTGATCATTCAAGCTCACGGCGACGCGCGCTACTTCGTACTGTGCTCTGCTTCGACAGTGCTTCTCGACAAATACGCTCCAATCTTCGAGAACTTCTTCAAGTCCATCAGGCTTGCAGAGGGCTGATTCCGTCTGCGGGTTACGATCCAGGGGTGCTCTCATACGTGGTGATTCGTCGCCCGCAGTGGCGACATTCCCGCCGGCGCACAATCCGCCCGCCCCAGGCGGCGCGCGTGTAGATCACGCGGAAGTGGCGGCAGCCACAGCGCGGGCATTCGATGCCGCGGCGCTCGCGATCGGGTTGGGATGCAGCGGGTTGCGTCACCGGCGATCCCTCCGCATCTCGGACAGCCGCATCGTCGGCCGGGGCTTGGGCGCGTCGCCCACGAGCCCGGGCGGCGCCGCGCCGCCCATCGACGCCGCCACCGCGCAGCCGACCAGGCAATCGAGCCAGTGGTTATCGAGGCCGTCCACGCGCAACTTCCATTCGTCCACGGTCCGGCCCCGTCCCTCGGTCCGCACGCGGTATTCGGCCGTGAGGTGTTCAGCGAGCAGCCGATGCACCTCGGCCCGGCGGCCGAACAGCGATAGGCAACCCGGGTCACCCATCGGCACCGCCAGCCGTGCCTGCACGAAGCTCTTCCAGTAGTTCGTGTCGAAGAGCACGTGGCGAACCGTGCGTCGGCCGGTAATCACCGGGATGCGCCAGTTCAGGCCGACGCGGTCGCCGCGCTTGCGTTTGTAGTCGCTGAACGGGATCGACGACGCGCCGACGTAGCGGCCGTGGCTGGGCAGGAGAATGCCGGCGTACTTGGACTGCCGGCAGAACTGGTATACGACGTCGGACGACTGCCCCCAGTTCGCGTCGACGAAACACCGGTCAACACGCACCTGCGCGCCATCGCTGCGCGGCCATTCGCGACCGAGGGTCCGGTCAACGAGCCGCTCGAGCCCGGCGTAGATCGCGCCCTCGAGCCCCGCCCGTGGCGCAGCGGCCGCGAGTGTGCGGCGCAGATCGCGGAGGGTGAAGTACTCGGTCTTCTGCTCCGGTTCCGTGCCGTAGTCGAGCACGTACCCTGTGAAATCGTCCTCCCAGGCGACGACCAGCCAGAAGAGCGCCTTCGCCTGCACGTCCACGAACATCGTCACGTGCGTCGCTGCGAGTGGCACCTCGCCGCGGCGCTGGCCGTTAAGCTTGGCCACGATCTCGTCCACCGTGAGCAGCTCGTCGTCGACCTGCTCTTCCGGCAGCGGCTCGTTCTGATACTCCGCCCAGAAGGCGGCGTCGCCCCGGTCCAGCCGCAGGTTCATCGCATGCTGGATGGCAGAGAGCTCATCGGGATGGTGGCGCTCGGGCCAGGCGATCACGGCGCCCACGTCCATCGCCTCGCGATTGGCGCGGTAGAACTCGGTCGCCTCGCCCGCACCACGGTCCGCGCGCATGCCCGCGCGCCACAATTCGGCGTAGCGGGCCCACAGCGCTTCGTTGGCGGGGAACGTGTAGACCATCTTGGTGCGTTCACCCTGCCACTGCGGGTGCTTCTCACGATCGAGAATGCGATCGGCCAGGTCGTCCGGCCGCACGACGGTCAGCGCCATCAGCCCCGCGATCTTCCGGCCGGGACCGGCCAGCCCCAGGATCGCGCCCGACAGGATGCGTTCGCGTGTCATGCACTGCGACGGCGAGCGGGCTGACTCGTCCGTCTGCGGATCGTCGATGAGCACCAGCGACGGGCGCACCGATGAGCCGTCCGCGCGCTTGTGCTTCATGCCGCGAATACGCCCCGTGATGCCCGCCACCTTGATGATCGCGCCGTTCGACTTAGGCGAGTGGTTCCCCAACCACTCGAGCGGTGGCAGCGTCGGCAGCACGATCTCCCGCGCCGTCCAGCCGATGTAGGTCTGCTTGCCGCGGTAGATCTGACCGGCCGTCCGCTGGTGGATGCCCTCCAGCGCGCGGACCGGCCCGACGACCTCGCTGAAGTCGTCCTCGAGCAGGTCGTTGGTCTCCAGCTCGACCTTGATGCTGTCGAGCATGCTCGCCGCGTGCTCTTCGTCGCTGCCGATCAGGGCGACGAACTCCCGGTGCCCGTACACCAGCGCCCACAGGCACGCCACTTCGCAAATGGACGTCTTGCCGCTGCCGCGCGGCATCGCCATCGCGAACAGGCCGCCTTCCAGCACCGCCTGCTCGATCTTGGCGATGACCTTCAAGTGGTCGTCCGACCAGGGCAGGTGGAACGTCTGCGGAAAATACACCTCGCAAAAGTGGCGGAAGTTGCGCTCGGCCTGCGCGCGCTGCTCCGCGTCCCGCGGGGCGTGGACCCACTCACCCGTGGCGATGTCCCGACCCAGCAGCGCCATCTCGCGGTTGCGCTGGGCGGCCCGCTCCTTGTGGGCGTCGTACCCGGTCAGGCCGTCGGGCTCGGGCTTCGGCCGGTGCCGCGCGCCGACCAGCCACGCGACGTAGCGCAGCAGATCGACCGTCCGCCCGTCGCCGATGCGGAAACCCGCCCGCGCGCGGTGGCGATGCAGCTGCCGCTCGGAGATGACCTCGCCGAGCGGCGTGCTATTGAGGAGCCGAACCAGTTCGGTCGGCTTCAGTTTGCGCGGGTCAATCGGCACGGGCGGACATCTCCTTCACCAGCCACGCGGCGTAGTGCGCGACGTTGACCGTGCCGTCGTCGTTCGTCGGCGCGCCGGCCGCGACGTCAGCCTGCAGCATCTCGACCGTCACGACCTGGCCGCCCACGGCCGACAGCAGCCGGGCCGCGTCCGCCAGCGGCAGCGCCGTGGGGTTCAGCTTCGGGGCGTCGTCGGCCATCACGCCGCCTCCCGCCCGGGTACGCCCCCCGCGGCCCCGGGGCGGCCCCGGGGCGGCGTATGTAACGAGCAACGGGTCCAGGCTGTCCCGGTGCGGGCGAGAGCGCTCTCAGGGCCCGGCGGACGGCCGACTCGGACCTGGCGCCAAGACATGCAAGAATATCTCGAATTCCTCGCCACATCGCCTTGCTTTCCCGCGAAAACGAGCGACTCATGTGTCTGTACGCATGGGGCGTACGCGATGGAGAA
This window encodes:
- a CDS encoding HNH endonuclease; translation: MSNLPAPRHASALDGVSDERWRDIPGFPEYQASDLGRIRSRKSGAWRLLCATPHPKTGYLVVSPRVAGRYIARSVHRLVAKAFFGEAGGRDVNHVNGNKHDNRLVNLEYLSRGENHRHAYRTGLREPVGKKLTDQQVHHIAALRGLATQAEIARQFGVCRATVSRIHRRERCALLSA
- a CDS encoding phage portal protein, translated to MTVFQWLRQLGGRKVKGPTSARGRLLVVRGKYDAAQTTPENRRHWAQADHLSADAAMGADVRRVLRSRARYEVANNSYAKGIVLTLANYVVGTGPRLQMLTDDSEANRLIEQEFTRWARAIGLSHKLRTMRIAQCESGECFGLLTSNPRVGRASPPASLPVTLDLRLIEADQVSTPFGVLPLEERAVDGIVFDGFGNPIAYYVLRRHPGDPRAWRAGPDAYDLMPIESVVHLFRAERPGQSRGIPEVTSALSLFATLRRYTLAVLGAAEQAALPSGVIYTDAPADAESAAVEPMDTVEMDRGTWMTMPYGWKIGQVKAEQPTTVYGDFKHEVINEIARCLNMPFNIAAGNSSGYNYASGRLDHQAFFKAIRVDQNFLGDTVLDRLLKAWLDEAVLIDGYLPQWLRRLGVDLAHQWFWDGFEHVDPQKEAGAQATRLQSNTTTLAAEYAKAGLDWESELRQRAREVTLMRELGLTTATAAPATPPTEDEPQEEDDDVTEDVDAHARA
- a CDS encoding phage terminase large subunit family protein, with the translated sequence MPIDPRKLKPTELVRLLNSTPLGEVISERQLHRHRARAGFRIGDGRTVDLLRYVAWLVGARHRPKPEPDGLTGYDAHKERAAQRNREMALLGRDIATGEWVHAPRDAEQRAQAERNFRHFCEVYFPQTFHLPWSDDHLKVIAKIEQAVLEGGLFAMAMPRGSGKTSICEVACLWALVYGHREFVALIGSDEEHAASMLDSIKVELETNDLLEDDFSEVVGPVRALEGIHQRTAGQIYRGKQTYIGWTAREIVLPTLPPLEWLGNHSPKSNGAIIKVAGITGRIRGMKHKRADGSSVRPSLVLIDDPQTDESARSPSQCMTRERILSGAILGLAGPGRKIAGLMALTVVRPDDLADRILDREKHPQWQGERTKMVYTFPANEALWARYAELWRAGMRADRGAGEATEFYRANREAMDVGAVIAWPERHHPDELSAIQHAMNLRLDRGDAAFWAEYQNEPLPEEQVDDELLTVDEIVAKLNGQRRGEVPLAATHVTMFVDVQAKALFWLVVAWEDDFTGYVLDYGTEPEQKTEYFTLRDLRRTLAAAAPRAGLEGAIYAGLERLVDRTLGREWPRSDGAQVRVDRCFVDANWGQSSDVVYQFCRQSKYAGILLPSHGRYVGASSIPFSDYKRKRGDRVGLNWRIPVITGRRTVRHVLFDTNYWKSFVQARLAVPMGDPGCLSLFGRRAEVHRLLAEHLTAEYRVRTEGRGRTVDEWKLRVDGLDNHWLDCLVGCAVAASMGGAAPPGLVGDAPKPRPTMRLSEMRRDRR